The following proteins come from a genomic window of Vidua chalybeata isolate OUT-0048 chromosome 2, bVidCha1 merged haplotype, whole genome shotgun sequence:
- the N4BP2L1 gene encoding NEDD4-binding protein 2-like 1 isoform X3 — MEGRALPPGPARGGRGARGRGRGRGRGRGRAAERLPRAPHPGPAPTPRPGGAGAAAVDERLLRALRGLSLGAPRGGGGGRLVLLRGLPGAGKSTLARQLKHDHPSAVVLSTDDFFVENGVYVFEPDFLEDAHKWNQKRARKAMKNGKSPVIIDNTNIHAWEMKPYVMMAHENRYEVTFQEPDTPWKFNVQELTRRNIHHVPREKIQRMKEQYEHNVTFHSVLRAEKPSRDEGSYSGASAAYGTGLHPTHLSAIPRRRPGTARMNVTFN, encoded by the exons ATGGAGGGACGCGcgctcccgcccggccccgcccgcgggGGCAgaggggcgcggggccggggtcgcggccggggccggggccggggccgggctgcggAGCGGCTGCCCCGGGCCCCCcatcccggcccggccccgacCCCAcgccccggcggggccggcgccgcgGCCGTGGACGAGCGGCTGCTGCGGGCCCTGAGGGGGCTGAGCCTGGGAgccccgcggggcggcggcggcgggaggctggtgctgctgcgGGGGCTGCCGGGCGCCGGCAAGAGCACCCTGGCCAG ACAGCTGAAACATGACCACCCCAGTGCTGTAGTCCTTAGTACTGATGACTTCTTTGTTGAAAATGGTGTTTACGTCTTTGAGCCTGACTTCCTGGAGGATGCACACAAGTGGAACCAGAAAAGAG CACGCAAAGCAATGAAGAATGGGAAAAGCCCGGTTATTATTGATAATACCAACATCCATGCTTGGGAAATGAAGCCATATGTGATGATG GCACATGAAAACAGATATGAAGTTACATTCCAAGAACCAGACACACCCTGGAAGTTCAACGTTCAAGAACTGACAAG AAGAAATATTCATCATGTCCCTCGGGAAAAGATACAACGGATGAAAGAACAATATGAGCACAATGTTACCTTCCACAGTGTTCTCCGGGCTGAAAAACCAAGCAGGGATGAGGGAAGCTACAGTGGAGCAAGTGCAGCTTATGGGACAGGTCTCCATCCCACCCACCTTTCTGCCATCCCAAGGAGGAGGCCTGGCACGGCACGTATGAATGTGACATTTAACTGA